Proteins encoded together in one Procambarus clarkii isolate CNS0578487 chromosome 11, FALCON_Pclarkii_2.0, whole genome shotgun sequence window:
- the LOC138363634 gene encoding mucin-22-like, whose translation MVPRENRCDDNVWPVPAPLQQTRQGSYAAQKTLQGSDAAQKTLQGSDAAQQTRQGSDTAQQTLQGSDTAQQTRQGSYAAQQTLQGSDAAQQTRQGSDTAQQTLQGSDTAQQTRQSSYAAQQTRQGSDAAQQTRQGSDAAQETRQGSDAGQQTRVRFRRCPADTARFRRCPADTARFRRCPADTARFRRCPGNTTRFRRCPADTARFRRCPGNTAKFRRWPVDTARFRRCPGNTARFRRWPADTGKVQTLASRHGKVQTLPRKHGKVQTLSCRHGKVQTLPRKHGKVQTLASRHGKVQTLPRKHGKVQTLASRHG comes from the coding sequence ATGGTACCAAGAGAAAATCGGTGCGACGACAATGTTTGGCCAGTCCCGGCACCCCTCCAGCAGACACGGCAAGGTTCATACGCTGCCCAGAAGACACTGCAAGGTTCAGACGCTGCCCAGAAGACACTGCAAGGTTCAGACGCTGCCCAGCAGACACGACAAGGTTCAGACACTGCCCAGCAGACACTTCAAGGTTCAGACACTGCCCAGCAGACACGACAAGGTTCATACGCTGCCCAGCAGACACTTCAAGGTTCAGACGCTGCCCAGCAGACACGACAAGGTTCAGACACTGCCCAGCAGACACTTCAAGGTTCAGACACTGCCCAGCAGACACGACAAAGTTCGTATGCTGCCCAGCAGACACGGCAAGGTTCAGACGCTGCTCAGCAGACACGGCAAGGTTCAGACGCTGCCCAGGAAACACGGCAAGGTTCAGACGCTGGCCAGCAGACACGGGTAAGGTTCAGACGCTGTCCTGCAGACACGGCAAGGTTCAGACGCTGTCCTGCAGACACGGCAAGGTTCAGACGCTGTCCTGCAGACACGGCAAGGTTCAGACGCTGCCCAGGAAACACGACAAGGTTCAGACGCTGTCCTGCAGACACGGCAAGGTTCAGACGCTGCCCAGGAAACACGGCAAAGTTCAGACGCTGGCCAGTAGACACGGCAAGGTTCAGACGCTGCCCAGGAAACACGGCAAGGTTCAGACGCTGGCCAGCAGACACGGGTAAGGTTCAGACGCTGGCCAGTAGACACGGCAAGGTTCAGACGCTGCCCAGGAAACACGGCAAGGTTCAGACGCTGTCCTGCAGACACGGCAAGGTTCAGACGCTGCCCAGGAAACACGGCAAAGTTCAGACGCTGGCCAGTAGACACGGCAAGGTTCAGACGCTGCCCAGGAAACACGGCAAGGTTCAGACGCTGGCCAGCAGACACGGGTAA